The DNA segment GTTGTCATACTAGATCCTAACCTAAACCTCATCTCCTCAATGTATTTAGAGCTTCCAGGGCATGAGAGAAGCTTGGACGTTGCATTCTACGGTAACGATGTGGTGCTCGTAGGCAGCAGCGTTTTGGCTTCAGGTGGAAGCCTCGGCTTCGCATCAGCCAACAGCTACGACTTCACGAACGCAACATGGACTAACCTCTGGCACATGGTTATAGACACGCCGCTTGACGACGCTGTCACAGGTGTTGATGTCAAGTCCGGCAACATCTATATCTCAGGCTACGCGTCAATGCAGTCCAACGGCCAGGCAACAGCCTTCCTGGGTATTATTACCGGAGGTAGCCCCAGCCAGACAGCACTTTACGACTACACAGGAGGCAGCACAGTGTTCAACGACGTGAAGGCTGACGGTAACCAGTTTATCCACGCTGCGGGTAAGGTGGTTGGCCAGCCTTTCCCAGGCGCTCTGGCCCCTAGCAGCCTTTCCCCGGTCCTCTCACAGCAGATAGCATTGCCTCGGAGCGATGCGGTGAAGGATTCTAAAATAACTAATACGGATATAACCGGACAGTCACAGTTGATAAATACTGTTATAGACAATCCAACAATACTCAGCGGCCTCTACGTAGTATTAGCTCCCCAAGACGAGGGTGGCGATACAGGCACATCTACATCTACAACGACCACAACAACCCTAACAACCATCACTGTAACCAAGACCATAATAACCTCGACAACCGACACAGCAACAACATTTCCAGGCACGGCGACCCCAACCTTCCCCCAGCAGCCCTACTGCATAGACATTAGCACCGGCAGCAAGTCGCCCGGAGTACTTGACCCTCTAGGCACGCTCGAGAACCCAATGCTGCAGGCGCCAGACTGGGGGACAAGCCAGCCTATGGGCAGGCCGGTCTCATCGGTACAGCTTTCTGCGTGGCCCTCATTCCAGGGGGTCCAAGGCTTCCCCGGCCAGTGGATAACAGCCTACTTTGACATTCAAGACCCTAGCAAGCCCGACTATAACTACACAAGCAGGCCCGTGACAACATACGCCATAAGCTTCTACCTACCAGCTCCAGGGCAGCTAGTCATGGAGTGGACTGCCGACGACTCTGGCGAGCTATTTATTGACGGCACCCTAGTCCAGACCCATACAGGGCAGTATGCATTCCAGACTACAGCGTCTTACCAGGCAAACCTAAGCCAGGGGAACCATGTGATCGAGATTAGAGTTACGGATGTGCATGGGCAATATACAGGCCTATTCGTCAGCGGAAGTGTATGCGTCAGCGCGTGCACGACCGAAACTGTAACAACTACCGTGTACGCACCGGGTGTCACGACATCGACTCTGACGAAGACCGAGGAAGGCGCTCAGGCCACGGTCACCTCTTTCATATCGGAGGATGAAGGCCCTCTCTCCGGCCTGCTCGACTTAATACCCGGCGGTATAGCTGGAGTAGTAGCTATAGCAGCCGCAGTAGTGGTGTTATCCGGCATAGCTGTGAGAATATTAAAGTAGAGAACATCTAACTTTCTTTTTAATTTTTAATTCTTTCTTTTTTCCTCCCATAAATAAACACTGAAAACCCAGGGTTCACTCGCTGTCCACACACTATATTCAAGCTCATCTCACCAAACGGCATTAGGCCTGGATTTTGATCTCTGTTGCATGGCTTTTCCTTGCCGGGAGAGAAACTTCTTCCGCCGTACCTGGCACTCTACTCCGCTTCTGACGGATAGCGGGGGGTTTAAGAATCGTTTTGACAGACTATTTTCAGCTGGGTTTGGGGGTTTATGGTCATGGCTCGTCTTGATCTAGTCGTGCTTCAATCGGCCTCAACTCATGATAAGGAGGCTAACTTGAAGTCTCTTAGGAGGCTCTCATCCGAGATAAGGAGTTCGCCTGACATAGTGGTTACTCCTGAGTACCTCATGTTCGATCCTACGGGCCTGGCTAGGGATGTTGTTTATAGGGCTGCCGAGGACCTGGAGGGCCAGTGGTCCCAGGAGCTCTCCAGGATGGCTGAGAGGCTTGGCGCCTGTGTGCTAGGTCACATGTTTCTGAGGACCTCCTCCGGGAGAGTTGCGAACGCTGCTGTGCTCTACGGTAAGGACGGGGGGATAATGGGTGTGTACCGTAAGACGCATCTTTTCGACGCTTATGGCTATAAGGAGAGTAGCTTTACAGAGCCCGGTGACAGGCTTTGGAGGCCTCTGGAGGCCTGTGGAGCCAGGATAGGGGTTGCGATTTGCTATGAGCTGCGCTTTCCCGAGGTATTCAGAGCCCAGGCTCTAAACGGTGGAGTAGACCTCTTCCTAGTCCCTGCTGCATGGTATAAAGGGCCTGGCAAGGAGGAAGCGCTCAGCGTTCTATCCAGGGCTAGGGCACACGAGAACACCTCATACGTTGCTGTAGCATCCAACGCGGGGCCAAACTTCGTGGGGCGTAGCATGATCGTTCATCCCTTTGGCTACACCCTAGCCCAAGCCCCCCCGTGGGAATGGGTGCTCGAGCAGGAAATAGACCTTAGTGAAGTGGCCAAGGCCCGCAACTCGCTCCCAGTCCTTAAGCATGTAAAGCCACAGCTATACAGTTACTTGCCAAGATAAAGAGGGGAGGTAGTAGGCTCCTCTAACTCTAAGTATGAAGGGGGCGAATCTAGCCTTCCCTCAAACTCCCTTCCTCCCTTCTACTAGGGTGGTGTGGACGGGTAGAGTACAACGGCTAGTGGACCGTTTATTATGCTTTCGTGGATATATGGGTTTCATTTAGCCTGTTTTGATTTTTCAAAATATGGATATGTGTTAGAGTTTATGGTCTTCCGGTAATTATTAGTAATAAATAAAATACTGGATGATAGTGAGATAGATGCGAGGGGAGGGGGTATGCCTGGGAGCATACCCCTGATCGGAGAGAGATTCCCCGAGATTGAGGTCGTGACCGATCACGGCGTTATCAAGCTACCCGACCACTATGTTAGCCAGGGTAAGTGGTTTGTACTGTTCAGCCATCCAGCAGACTTCACGCCGGTTTGCACCACTGAGTTCGTTAGCTTTGCAAGGAGGTACGAGGACTTCCAGAGGCTCGGTGTGGACCTTATAGGTCTTAGCGTTGACAGCGTGTTCAGCCATATAAAGTGGAAGGAGTGGATAGAGAGGCACATAGGCGTCAGGATACCGTTCCCGATTATAGCAGATCCACAGGGCACTGTTGCTAGGAGACTAGGCCTGCTTCACGCTGAG comes from the Aeropyrum camini SY1 = JCM 12091 genome and includes:
- a CDS encoding carbon-nitrogen hydrolase family protein, whose product is MARLDLVVLQSASTHDKEANLKSLRRLSSEIRSSPDIVVTPEYLMFDPTGLARDVVYRAAEDLEGQWSQELSRMAERLGACVLGHMFLRTSSGRVANAAVLYGKDGGIMGVYRKTHLFDAYGYKESSFTEPGDRLWRPLEACGARIGVAICYELRFPEVFRAQALNGGVDLFLVPAAWYKGPGKEEALSVLSRARAHENTSYVAVASNAGPNFVGRSMIVHPFGYTLAQAPPWEWVLEQEIDLSEVAKARNSLPVLKHVKPQLYSYLPR